From Phyllopteryx taeniolatus isolate TA_2022b chromosome 18, UOR_Ptae_1.2, whole genome shotgun sequence, the proteins below share one genomic window:
- the sash1a gene encoding SAM and SH3 domain-containing protein 1a isoform X6 translates to MEGDQSSEPPSEEPPRAHDVGAGSDSFSQLWSDVMGMLDGSLGNIDDLAQEYSEYYNTCFSDVSDRMEELRKRRVSQELDMEKQDPNNISLQLRTEIQESLGFSSDVSTPETDRKMSLHKSSSEDGSGGKWDNKKKNKSFWQNFRKPQHKAVVRQTSKGEDIGYVASEITMSDEERIQLMMMVKEKMITVEEALARLKEYERSRQSGSTDTAEWTDGSAASLNQSSNCNQSRELSDDEQSEDSVKFKRLHKLVNSTRRVRKKLIKVEEGKKHGSEDFLNVESVPSCDDNTALYTGVLKKHSLPQEFSLRQDQLSVDGDTDSLTTSPSSSSLDTWSGHRLVKTFNKSSSTHGLIRPPRRTPVGSGSGVGDSGSSFSELDGCGLDDEGKLSRSTTDDSEMRKALSSISHGRTCSFGGFDLSNRSLHVLNTGSEAHNKEQEAIYREVVKSPTTSRISLGKKVKSVKETMRKRMSKKYSSSLSEQSSPDGTPGSPQSLQPDSDSLEKPKLKAGGSVESLRSSLSGQSSMSGQTVSTTDSSASNRESVKSEDGDDEEPPYRGPFCGRARVHTDFTPSPYDSDSLKLKRGDVIDIISKPPMGTWMGLLNNKVGTFKFIYVDVLCEEEEKPKRPARRRRKGRPPKPTSVEELLERVNLKEHMPTFLFNGYEDLDTFKLLEEEDLDELNIKDPQHRAVLLTAVELLQEYDSSSDPERGGLSGSQEKLLSEGRGLVGDSPRDSGCYESNENLENGKSKKASRCGRSSAGQSPDYATLPMTISSEALQQNAKNQRSKFSKNLFSKPSLKGFNLLGRRKAQRRSPIPASRSCEDLDESFQPAGSWKRSHSLGDLYWEQRNDDNVEVELAKKEPSLDAGTPVKVLKEERSPARTATPPVSPKPKVNRPPVPSQLPLRPPRPATQAPSPPESNANGERVIRTHAKKPPVPPPVPAKKSRERLANGVCHSPLSVPSSPSPAPSPTHSLTRSQPSSPVTRRGADPAPPLPAKTPSSPRDTSSAAEEAGAPAPPPWLSDLGGKVAVTRKTSHSKMSPDLLTLLEQRLQAEGIDLTEEPYSDKHGRCGIPRPLMQRYSEDLQQPVKEVASTMDQLRVRELRKQHRMAIPSGGLTEMCRKPAAGNVSTVSDWLVSIGLPMYASTLAAAGVDSLSGVASLTEGSAWEAGVRDHKHARRMVGEARLVAERWDV, encoded by the exons GATGGTTCACTTGGCAACATAGATGACCTTGCTCAGGAATACTCTGAATACTACAACACGTGCTTCAGCGACGTCAGCGACCGTATGGAGGAGCTCCGCAAAAGACGAGTGTCCCAAGAGCTCGACATG GAGAAACAGGATCCAAACAATATCTCTTTGCAGCTCCGCACTGAGATCCAG GAGTCACTGGGCTTCAGCAGCGACGTCTCCACTCCAGAAACAGACAGAAA GATGTCGCTGCACAAATCCAGCTCTGAAGATGGATCTGGAG GGAAATGggacaacaagaagaagaacaagtcGTTCTGGCAGAATTTCCGCAAGCCTCAGCACAAGGCGGTCGTGCGACAGACATCGAAAG GTGAGGACATCGGCTACGTGGCCAGCGAGATCACCATGAGCGACGAGGAGCGAATCCagctgatgatgatggtgaaaGAGAAGATGATCACCGTGGAAGAAGCGCTGGCTCGG CTGAAGGAGTATGAGCGCAGCAGACAGTCCGGCAGTACTGACACTGCAGAGTGGACTGATGGATCTGCAGCCAGTCTAAACCAGTCCTCAAACTGCAAC CAATCTCGCGAACTGTCCGACGACGAGCAATCGGAGGATTCAGTGAAGTTCAAACGGCTCCACAAGCTGGTTAATTCCACCCGACGGGTCAGGAAAAAACTCATTAAGGTGGAAGAGGGCAAGAAGCATGGATCTGAAG ATTTCCTAAATGTAGAGTCAGTACCCAGTTGTGACGACAACACAGCATTGTACACGGGGGTCCTGAAGAAGCACTCGTTGCCTCAGGAGTTCTCCCTCCGCCAGGATCAGCTCTCTGTGGATGGAGACACAGACAGCCTGACCACCTCCCCGTCCTCCAGCAGCTTGGACACCTGGTCCGGACACCGTCTGGTGAAAACCTTCAACAAGTCCTCCAGTACCCACGGCCTCATCCGCCCGCCCAGGAGAACCCCGGTCGGCTCGGGCTCCGGCGTCGGAGATAGCGGCTCCTCCTTCTCTGAGCTGGATGGCTGTGGATTGGACGACGAAGGAAAGTTGTCGCGCTCCACGACCGACGACAGCGAGATGCGGAAGGCGCTGAGCTCCATCTCCCACGGG AGAACGTGCAGCTTCGGTGGCTTTGACCTGTCCAACCGATCCCTCCACGTGCTCAACACAGGCTCAGAGGCCCAT AATAAAGAGCAGGAGGCCATATACAGAGAGGTGGTCAAGTCTCCCACGACTTCTCGGATCTCGCTGGGCAAGAAGGTCAAGTCGGTCAAGGAGACCATGAGGAAACGCATGTCCAAGAAGTACAGCAGCTCTTTGTCCGAACAG TCCAGTCCGGATGGAACACCTGGTTCTCCGCAGTCCCTTCAGCCTGACAGCGACTCCCTGGAGAAGCCCAAACTCAAGGCAGGAGGCTCAGTGGAAAGTCTCCGTAGTTCACTGAGCGGACAAAGTTCAATGA GTGGTCAGACCGTGAGCACCACCGACTCGTCAGCCAGCAACAGAGAAAGCGTCAAGTCGGAGGACGGCGACGACGAGGAGCCGCCTTACCGAGGACCGTTCTGCGGCCGCGCGCGAGTGCACACGGACTTCACGCCGAGCCCCTACGACTCAGATTCCCTCAAACTGAAG CGTGGCGACGTGATCGACATCATCAGCAAGCCGCCCATGGGCACCTGGATGGGCCTCCTCAACAACAAGGTGGGCACCTTCAAGTTCATCTACGTGGACGTGCTGtgcgaggaagaggagaagcCGAAACGGCCGGCGCGGCGGCGGAGGAAGGGCCGACCGCCCAAGCCGACGTCCGTGGAGGAGCTGTTGGAACGCGTCAACCTCAAG GAGCACATGCCCACGTTCCTGTTCAACGGGTACGAAGACCTCGACACGTTCAAGCTGCTGGAAGAGGAGGACCTGGACGAGCTGAACATCAAAGACCCCCAACACCGAGCGGTGTTGCTCACGGCCGTGGAGCTGCTGCAGGAATACGACA GCAGCAGCGACCCGGAGCGCGGCGGCCTGTCGGGCTCCCAGGAGAAGTTGCTGTCCGAGGGTCGGGGTCTGGTCGGCGACTCCCCGCGGGACTCCGGTTGCTATGAGAGCAACGAGAATTTGGAGAACG GCAAGAGCAAGAAGGCCTCCCGCTGCGGTCGCTCTTCCGCGGGCCAGTCTCCGGATTATGCCACCCTTCCCATGACCATCTCCAGTGAGGCCTTGCAGCAGAATGCCAAGAACCAGCGCTCCAAGTTCTCCAAAAACTTGTTCAGCAAGCCCTCCCTGAAGGGCTTCAACCTACTGGGGCGCCGCAAAGCCCAAAGACGTTCCCCCATCCCGGCCAGTCGTAGCTGCGAGGACCTGGATGAATCGTTCCAACCCGCCGGATCGTGGAAACGCTCCCACTCCCTGGGAGATCTGTACTGGGAGCAGAGGAACGATGACAATGTGGAGGTTGAACTCGCTAAGAAAGAGCCCAGTTTGGACGCCGGTACCCCCGTAAAGGTTTTAAAAGAGGAACGTTCGCCAGCTCGTACTGCAACTCCACCAGTGAGTCCGAAACCAAAAGTGAACAGACCACCTGTGCCCTCGCAGCTGCCGTTGAGACCTCCTCGTCCCGCAACCCAAGCCCCGAGTCCCCCCGAGTCCAACGCAAACGGTGAGAGAGTCATACGGACTCATGCCAAAAAGCCGCCGGTGCCGCCACCCGTTCCCGCCAAGAAGTCCAGAGAAAGACTCGCCAACGGGGTCTGCCACTCCCCGCTCTCCGTGCCCTCTTCGCCatcccccgccccctccccgaCACACTCGCTCACCCGCTCCCAGCCGAGCAGCCCTGTGACACGGCGCGGCGCCGACCCCGCCCCTCCCCTTCCCGCCAAGACGCCGAGCAGCCCCCGCGACACCTCGTCGGCTGCGGAGGAGGCGGGCGCGCCTGCGCCGCCCCCGTGGCTCTCCGACCTGGGGGGCAAGGTGGCCGTGACGAGGAAGACGTCCCATTCCAAGATGAGTCCCGACCTGCTCACCTTGCTGGAGCAACGACTGCAGGCCGAGGGCATCGATCTCACCGAGGAGCCTTATTCGGACAAG CACGGCCGCTGCGGCATCCCCCGGCCTCTGATGCAGCGCTACTCCGAAGACCTGCAGCAGCCCGTCAAGGAGGTGGCCTCCACCATGGACCAGCTCAGAGTCCGAGAGCTGCGCAAACAACACCGCATGGCT ATCCCCTCCGGCGGTCTGACCGAGATGTGTCGGAAACCGGCGGCGGGCAACGTCAGCACCGTCTCCGACTGGCTGGTGTCCATCGGCCTGCCCATGTATGCGTCGACCCTGGCGGCGGCCGGCGTGGACTCGCTGAGCGGCGTGGCCTCGCTGACGGAGGGCAGCGCCTGGGAGGCGGGCGTGCGCGACCACAAGCACGCCCGACGCATGGTCGGCGAGGCCCGGCTGGTCGCCGAGCGCTGGGACGTCTAA
- the sash1a gene encoding SAM and SH3 domain-containing protein 1a isoform X3, with protein MEGDQSSEPPSEEPPRAHDVGAGSDSFSQLWSDVMGMLDGSLGNIDDLAQEYSEYYNTCFSDVSDRMEELRKRRVSQELDMEKQDPNNISLQLRTEIQESLGFSSDVSTPETDRKMSLHKSSSEDGSGGKWDNKKKNKSFWQNFRKPQHKAVVRQTSKGEDIGYVASEITMSDEERIQLMMMVKEKMITVEEALARLKEYERSRQSGSTDTAEWTDGSAASLNQSSNCNQSRELSDDEQSEDSVKFKRLHKLVNSTRRVRKKLIKVEEGKKHGSEDFLNVESVPSCDDNTALYTGVLKKHSLPQEFSLRQDQLSVDGDTDSLTTSPSSSSLDTWSGHRLVKTFNKSSSTHGLIRPPRRTPVGSGSGVGDSGSSFSELDGCGLDDEGKLSRSTTDDSEMRKALSSISHGVSNNEALYAFYGLTKPRPKTQSRRLVPLDDDLYQGSPKYHTANRHRGGWTHRKPDPNYSYSTKHLLYQRSRSTKTPSSPVCFTPSSPARSDVAKSKGFGVGGSWVFPSRRLRGRSAVSELNITYVVERSLYGHLNWAQLVRPVTLSRAERRCLLEEDREAAGKWAASVDRCTKRVLLRIQQKSRTCSFGGFDLSNRSLHVLNTGSEAHNKEQEAIYREVVKSPTTSRISLGKKVKSVKETMRKRMSKKYSSSLSEQSSPDGTPGSPQSLQPDSDSLEKPKLKAGGSVESLRSSLSGQSSMSGQTVSTTDSSASNRESVKSEDGDDEEPPYRGPFCGRARVHTDFTPSPYDSDSLKLKRGDVIDIISKPPMGTWMGLLNNKVGTFKFIYVDVLCEEEEKPKRPARRRRKGRPPKPTSVEELLERVNLKEHMPTFLFNGYEDLDTFKLLEEEDLDELNIKDPQHRAVLLTAVELLQEYDSSSDPERGGLSGSQEKLLSEGRGLVGDSPRDSGCYESNENLENGKSKKASRCGRSSAGQSPDYATLPMTISSEALQQNAKNQRSKFSKNLFSKPSLKGFNLLGRRKAQRRSPIPASRSCEDLDESFQPAGSWKRSHSLGDLYWEQRNDDNVEVELAKKEPSLDAGTPVKVLKEERSPARTATPPVSPKPKVNRPPVPSQLPLRPPRPATQAPSPPESNANGERVIRTHAKKPPVPPPVPAKKSRERLANGVCHSPLSVPSSPSPAPSPTHSLTRSQPSSPVTRRGADPAPPLPAKTPSSPRDTSSAAEEAGAPAPPPWLSDLGGKVAVTRKTSHSKMSPDLLTLLEQRLQAEGIDLTEEPYSDKHGRCGIPRPLMQRYSEDLQQPVKEVASTMDQLRVRELRKQHRMAIPSGGLTEMCRKPAAGNVSTVSDWLVSIGLPMYASTLAAAGVDSLSGVASLTEGSAWEAGVRDHKHARRMVGEARLVAERWDV; from the exons GATGGTTCACTTGGCAACATAGATGACCTTGCTCAGGAATACTCTGAATACTACAACACGTGCTTCAGCGACGTCAGCGACCGTATGGAGGAGCTCCGCAAAAGACGAGTGTCCCAAGAGCTCGACATG GAGAAACAGGATCCAAACAATATCTCTTTGCAGCTCCGCACTGAGATCCAG GAGTCACTGGGCTTCAGCAGCGACGTCTCCACTCCAGAAACAGACAGAAA GATGTCGCTGCACAAATCCAGCTCTGAAGATGGATCTGGAG GGAAATGggacaacaagaagaagaacaagtcGTTCTGGCAGAATTTCCGCAAGCCTCAGCACAAGGCGGTCGTGCGACAGACATCGAAAG GTGAGGACATCGGCTACGTGGCCAGCGAGATCACCATGAGCGACGAGGAGCGAATCCagctgatgatgatggtgaaaGAGAAGATGATCACCGTGGAAGAAGCGCTGGCTCGG CTGAAGGAGTATGAGCGCAGCAGACAGTCCGGCAGTACTGACACTGCAGAGTGGACTGATGGATCTGCAGCCAGTCTAAACCAGTCCTCAAACTGCAAC CAATCTCGCGAACTGTCCGACGACGAGCAATCGGAGGATTCAGTGAAGTTCAAACGGCTCCACAAGCTGGTTAATTCCACCCGACGGGTCAGGAAAAAACTCATTAAGGTGGAAGAGGGCAAGAAGCATGGATCTGAAG ATTTCCTAAATGTAGAGTCAGTACCCAGTTGTGACGACAACACAGCATTGTACACGGGGGTCCTGAAGAAGCACTCGTTGCCTCAGGAGTTCTCCCTCCGCCAGGATCAGCTCTCTGTGGATGGAGACACAGACAGCCTGACCACCTCCCCGTCCTCCAGCAGCTTGGACACCTGGTCCGGACACCGTCTGGTGAAAACCTTCAACAAGTCCTCCAGTACCCACGGCCTCATCCGCCCGCCCAGGAGAACCCCGGTCGGCTCGGGCTCCGGCGTCGGAGATAGCGGCTCCTCCTTCTCTGAGCTGGATGGCTGTGGATTGGACGACGAAGGAAAGTTGTCGCGCTCCACGACCGACGACAGCGAGATGCGGAAGGCGCTGAGCTCCATCTCCCACGGGGTAAGTAACAACGAGGCCCTGTACGCCTTTTACGGCCTCACCAAACCCCGCCCCAAAACCCAATCCCGCCGCCTCGTCCCCTTGGACGATGACCTCTATCAAGGCAGCCCAAAATATCACACCGCCAACCGGCACCGTGGCGGCTGGACGCACAGAAAGCCCGACCCCAACTACTCGTACTCCACCAAACACCTTCTGTACCAGCGTTCGCGCAGCACCAAGACCCCGTCCTCCCCCGTGTGCTTCACCCCGTCATCCCCCGCCCGCAGCGATGTAGCCAAATCAAAAGGTTTCGGCGTGGGAGGGAGCTGGGTGTTCCCCTCGCGCCGGCTGCGGGGTCGGAGCGCAGTCAGTGAGCTGAACATCACCTACGTGGTAGAGCGGAGCCTGTACGGTCACCTCAACTGGGCCCAGCTGGTCCGCCCGGTCACCCTCAGCCGAGCTGAGCGGCGCTGTCTGTTGGAGGAGGACCGCGAGGCGGCCGGAAAGTGGGCGGCCAGCGTGGACCGCTGCACCAAGCGCGTGCTCTTACGCATCCAGCAGAAGTCT AGAACGTGCAGCTTCGGTGGCTTTGACCTGTCCAACCGATCCCTCCACGTGCTCAACACAGGCTCAGAGGCCCAT AATAAAGAGCAGGAGGCCATATACAGAGAGGTGGTCAAGTCTCCCACGACTTCTCGGATCTCGCTGGGCAAGAAGGTCAAGTCGGTCAAGGAGACCATGAGGAAACGCATGTCCAAGAAGTACAGCAGCTCTTTGTCCGAACAG TCCAGTCCGGATGGAACACCTGGTTCTCCGCAGTCCCTTCAGCCTGACAGCGACTCCCTGGAGAAGCCCAAACTCAAGGCAGGAGGCTCAGTGGAAAGTCTCCGTAGTTCACTGAGCGGACAAAGTTCAATGA GTGGTCAGACCGTGAGCACCACCGACTCGTCAGCCAGCAACAGAGAAAGCGTCAAGTCGGAGGACGGCGACGACGAGGAGCCGCCTTACCGAGGACCGTTCTGCGGCCGCGCGCGAGTGCACACGGACTTCACGCCGAGCCCCTACGACTCAGATTCCCTCAAACTGAAG CGTGGCGACGTGATCGACATCATCAGCAAGCCGCCCATGGGCACCTGGATGGGCCTCCTCAACAACAAGGTGGGCACCTTCAAGTTCATCTACGTGGACGTGCTGtgcgaggaagaggagaagcCGAAACGGCCGGCGCGGCGGCGGAGGAAGGGCCGACCGCCCAAGCCGACGTCCGTGGAGGAGCTGTTGGAACGCGTCAACCTCAAG GAGCACATGCCCACGTTCCTGTTCAACGGGTACGAAGACCTCGACACGTTCAAGCTGCTGGAAGAGGAGGACCTGGACGAGCTGAACATCAAAGACCCCCAACACCGAGCGGTGTTGCTCACGGCCGTGGAGCTGCTGCAGGAATACGACA GCAGCAGCGACCCGGAGCGCGGCGGCCTGTCGGGCTCCCAGGAGAAGTTGCTGTCCGAGGGTCGGGGTCTGGTCGGCGACTCCCCGCGGGACTCCGGTTGCTATGAGAGCAACGAGAATTTGGAGAACG GCAAGAGCAAGAAGGCCTCCCGCTGCGGTCGCTCTTCCGCGGGCCAGTCTCCGGATTATGCCACCCTTCCCATGACCATCTCCAGTGAGGCCTTGCAGCAGAATGCCAAGAACCAGCGCTCCAAGTTCTCCAAAAACTTGTTCAGCAAGCCCTCCCTGAAGGGCTTCAACCTACTGGGGCGCCGCAAAGCCCAAAGACGTTCCCCCATCCCGGCCAGTCGTAGCTGCGAGGACCTGGATGAATCGTTCCAACCCGCCGGATCGTGGAAACGCTCCCACTCCCTGGGAGATCTGTACTGGGAGCAGAGGAACGATGACAATGTGGAGGTTGAACTCGCTAAGAAAGAGCCCAGTTTGGACGCCGGTACCCCCGTAAAGGTTTTAAAAGAGGAACGTTCGCCAGCTCGTACTGCAACTCCACCAGTGAGTCCGAAACCAAAAGTGAACAGACCACCTGTGCCCTCGCAGCTGCCGTTGAGACCTCCTCGTCCCGCAACCCAAGCCCCGAGTCCCCCCGAGTCCAACGCAAACGGTGAGAGAGTCATACGGACTCATGCCAAAAAGCCGCCGGTGCCGCCACCCGTTCCCGCCAAGAAGTCCAGAGAAAGACTCGCCAACGGGGTCTGCCACTCCCCGCTCTCCGTGCCCTCTTCGCCatcccccgccccctccccgaCACACTCGCTCACCCGCTCCCAGCCGAGCAGCCCTGTGACACGGCGCGGCGCCGACCCCGCCCCTCCCCTTCCCGCCAAGACGCCGAGCAGCCCCCGCGACACCTCGTCGGCTGCGGAGGAGGCGGGCGCGCCTGCGCCGCCCCCGTGGCTCTCCGACCTGGGGGGCAAGGTGGCCGTGACGAGGAAGACGTCCCATTCCAAGATGAGTCCCGACCTGCTCACCTTGCTGGAGCAACGACTGCAGGCCGAGGGCATCGATCTCACCGAGGAGCCTTATTCGGACAAG CACGGCCGCTGCGGCATCCCCCGGCCTCTGATGCAGCGCTACTCCGAAGACCTGCAGCAGCCCGTCAAGGAGGTGGCCTCCACCATGGACCAGCTCAGAGTCCGAGAGCTGCGCAAACAACACCGCATGGCT ATCCCCTCCGGCGGTCTGACCGAGATGTGTCGGAAACCGGCGGCGGGCAACGTCAGCACCGTCTCCGACTGGCTGGTGTCCATCGGCCTGCCCATGTATGCGTCGACCCTGGCGGCGGCCGGCGTGGACTCGCTGAGCGGCGTGGCCTCGCTGACGGAGGGCAGCGCCTGGGAGGCGGGCGTGCGCGACCACAAGCACGCCCGACGCATGGTCGGCGAGGCCCGGCTGGTCGCCGAGCGCTGGGACGTCTAA